From a single Callithrix jacchus isolate 240 chromosome 5, calJac240_pri, whole genome shotgun sequence genomic region:
- the FBXO39 gene encoding F-box only protein 39 isoform X1 — translation MDEESELIQPEDESCWASLPDLCLCRVFWWLGDRDRSRAALVCRKWNQIMYSADLWRYRTITFSGRPSRVHASEFESALWYVKKFGRYLEHLEVKFLNPYNAVLTKMFQVTMQGLLSRLGKSNNRLKSLSIQHLELDRLVWRNSIRRSFVRSLSFFLKKIGKHLDYLNLKGARLTVEQGCHVLNSLSYMRNKNVISELNIEDYFSHHLAVYSSAQFKKTMSTFHNLVSLTLNYNCISDELLENLCENNASTLWTINIKCHIHDPHGQVIWGMSWAKLGREATNLKVNFFFERIMKYECLARILLQEIPVRSLSLRSCYFSDPDCSMRPTLTDLLPTFRHTLQKLTFEFNNNHESLDEELHVLILSCRKLFYFKIWAFLDVRFVEQILKSQKEGKCALRTLKVRIYTNRYETNEEDRTLREIYRKYRKLIDSELSYFVIAYPMM, via the exons ATGGACGAAGAGAGTGAACTGATCCAGCCCGAAGACGAGAGCTGCTGGGCCAGTCTGCCTGATCTGTGCCTGTGCCGTGTTTTCTGGTGGCTAGGAGACAGGGACAGGTCCAGGGCTGCTCTTGTCTGCAGAAAATGGAACCAGATAATGTATTCTGCTGACCTCTGGCGGTATAGGACCATCACCTTCAGCGGGAGACCTTCGAGGGTACATGCATCTGAGTTTGAGTCAGCTCTTTGGTATGTTAAGAAGTTTGGTCGTTATCTGGAGCACCTGGAAGTCAAATTCCTGAATCCTTACAATGCTGTCTTGACCAAGATGTTCCAGGTCACTATGCAGGGCCTTCTGTCTCGTCTGGGCAAAAGCAACAACCGTCTGAAATCTCTTTCCATCCAACACCTGGAGCTGGACCGCCTGGTATGGAGGAACAGTATCAGGAGATCGTTTGTCAGGAGCTTGAGCTTCTTCTTGAAGAAGATAGGCAAACACCTGGATTATCTCAACCTAAAAGGGGCCAGGCTGACGGTGGAGCAAGGCTGCCACGTTCTCAACTCCCTCAGCTACATGAGGAATAAGAATGTGATCTCGGAGCTCAACATCGAGGACTACTTCAGCCATCACCTTGCTGTCTACAGCAGCGCCCAATTCAAAAAGACCATGTCCACGTTCCACAATCTTGTGTCCCTGACCCTCAACTACAACTGTATCTCCGACGAGCTGCTTGAGAACTTGTGTGAGAACAATGCCAGTACCCTCTGGACCATAAACATCAAATGCCACATTCATGACCCCCATGGACAGGTCATCTGGGGTATGTCCTGGGCCAAGTTAGGCAGGGAGGCCACCAATCTGAAGGTGAACTTCTTCTTTGAACGGATCATGAAGTACGAGTGCTTGGCCCGGATCCTCTTGCAGGAGATCCCGGTCAGGAGCCTCAGTCTGAGAAGCTGTTATTTCAGTGACCCAGACTGTTCCATGAGACCCACTCTGACGGATCTCCTGCCCACCTTCCGGCATACTCTGCAG AAATTAACTTTTGAATTCAACAACAACCATGAGTCACTCGACGAGGAGCTGCACGTCCTCATCTTATCCTGCAGGAAGTTGTTTTACTTCAAAATCTGGGCTTTCCTTGATGTTAGGTTTGTGGAGCAGATCCTGAAGAGTCAGAAAGAAGGGAAGTGTGCCCTGCGCACACTCAAG GTGAGAATTTATACAAACAGATATGAGACGAATGAAGAGGACAGGACCCTGCGGGAAATTTACAGGAAGTACAGAAAGCTGATCGATTCAGAGCTTAGCTATTTTGTCATCGCTTACCCTATGATGTAA
- the FBXO39 gene encoding F-box only protein 39 isoform X2, whose product MDEESELIQPEDESCWASLPDLCLCRVFWWLGDRDRSRAALVCRKWNQIMYSADLWRYRTITFSGRPSRVHASEFESALWYVKKFGRYLEHLEVKFLNPYNAVLTKMFQVTMQGLLSRLGKSNNRLKSLSIQHLELDRLVWRNSIRRSFVRSLSFFLKKIGKHLDYLNLKGARLTVEQGCHVLNSLSYMRNKNVISELNIEDYFSHHLAVYSSAQFKKTMSTFHNLVSLTLNYNCISDELLENLCENNASTLWTINIKCHIHDPHGQVIWGMSWAKLGREATNLKVNFFFERIMKYECLARILLQEIPVRSLSLRSCYFSDPDCSMRPTLTDLLPTFRHTLQVYVSLQTWMDCKVPVPH is encoded by the exons ATGGACGAAGAGAGTGAACTGATCCAGCCCGAAGACGAGAGCTGCTGGGCCAGTCTGCCTGATCTGTGCCTGTGCCGTGTTTTCTGGTGGCTAGGAGACAGGGACAGGTCCAGGGCTGCTCTTGTCTGCAGAAAATGGAACCAGATAATGTATTCTGCTGACCTCTGGCGGTATAGGACCATCACCTTCAGCGGGAGACCTTCGAGGGTACATGCATCTGAGTTTGAGTCAGCTCTTTGGTATGTTAAGAAGTTTGGTCGTTATCTGGAGCACCTGGAAGTCAAATTCCTGAATCCTTACAATGCTGTCTTGACCAAGATGTTCCAGGTCACTATGCAGGGCCTTCTGTCTCGTCTGGGCAAAAGCAACAACCGTCTGAAATCTCTTTCCATCCAACACCTGGAGCTGGACCGCCTGGTATGGAGGAACAGTATCAGGAGATCGTTTGTCAGGAGCTTGAGCTTCTTCTTGAAGAAGATAGGCAAACACCTGGATTATCTCAACCTAAAAGGGGCCAGGCTGACGGTGGAGCAAGGCTGCCACGTTCTCAACTCCCTCAGCTACATGAGGAATAAGAATGTGATCTCGGAGCTCAACATCGAGGACTACTTCAGCCATCACCTTGCTGTCTACAGCAGCGCCCAATTCAAAAAGACCATGTCCACGTTCCACAATCTTGTGTCCCTGACCCTCAACTACAACTGTATCTCCGACGAGCTGCTTGAGAACTTGTGTGAGAACAATGCCAGTACCCTCTGGACCATAAACATCAAATGCCACATTCATGACCCCCATGGACAGGTCATCTGGGGTATGTCCTGGGCCAAGTTAGGCAGGGAGGCCACCAATCTGAAGGTGAACTTCTTCTTTGAACGGATCATGAAGTACGAGTGCTTGGCCCGGATCCTCTTGCAGGAGATCCCGGTCAGGAGCCTCAGTCTGAGAAGCTGTTATTTCAGTGACCCAGACTGTTCCATGAGACCCACTCTGACGGATCTCCTGCCCACCTTCCGGCATACTCTGCAG GTTTATGTATCTCTACAAACATGGATGGACTGCAAGGTGCCAGTACCTCACTAG